A segment of the Streptosporangiales bacterium genome:
CGGTGTGCTGATGGCCGGCCTGATGCTGCCGTACGCGGCGACGCTCGTGCCGACGTTCGTCGCGTGGCAGTGGCTCGGCCTCGTCGACACGTACGTTCCACTGACGCTGCCCGCGTGGTTCTGTGCGGGCGGCATGGCGAGTGTCTTCCTGCTACGCCAGTTCTTCCGCAGCATCCCCCGCGACCTCGACGAGGCAGCGTACATCGACGGCGCGAACCCGATCCGCGTATACCTGCAGATCATCCTGCCGCTCTCCAAGCCGGCGCTGCTCGTCGTCGGCGTGTTCACGTTCTTCGCCGTGTGGAACGACTTCCTCAACCCGTTGGTGTACCTGAGCGACAACGCGAAGTTCACCCTCGCGCTCGGTCTGGCGACATTCCGCGGGACGTTCAGCTCCGAGTGGGGCTACCTGATGGCGGCGTCGACACTGGTGACCCTGCCGGTACTCGTCATCTTCTTCTTCACCCAGCGCCAGCTGCTGACCGGGATCGCCCTGACCGGCCTGAAGGACTGAGAGGTCGCTATGCCCGTCGTTCGCACCGCGACGCACGTGATGGACGAGTCGACCCGCCCACCGTGGTGCGCCGTCACCGCGGCCGGCGTCTTCCGCGTCCCCCTGGTGGGCGGGCGCTTCGACCGTCACT
Coding sequences within it:
- a CDS encoding ABC transporter permease subunit, with the protein product MTHLETAPETIDLDRRRARGHVGATRIVVLVLLVVGGFLCLMPFVWMVRSAFMSESQIFTSPPEWIPDPFTPGNFSGALTSEPFVGYFLNTMVIELLVVPGTLLSCSLAAFAFGRLRWRGRTVVFGVLMAGLMLPYAATLVPTFVAWQWLGLVDTYVPLTLPAWFCAGGMASVFLLRQFFRSIPRDLDEAAYIDGANPIRVYLQIILPLSKPALLVVGVFTFFAVWNDFLNPLVYLSDNAKFTLALGLATFRGTFSSEWGYLMAASTLVTLPVLVIFFFTQRQLLTGIALTGLKD